Below is a window of Thermodesulfomicrobium sp. WS DNA.
AAACCCTCATCCCCATGCAGATCACGACCGAAGGGCTGAAACTTCCCGACTGGGAGGCCCTGCGCCAACTGCGCGACCAGCGCATCCAAAAGCGCAACGCCGCCCACATCCCGCCCAAATCCTAAACCATTTTTCAGGAGTCCCCATGCGCCTCACTGCTGCCGACGCCAAGTCCATCGCCGCCCTGGCACGCCTTGCCATCACCGAAGAGAGCGCCGCCCATCTCGCCCAGCAGATGGGCAACATCCTCGACTACATGGACACCCTCAACCAGGTGGACACCACGGACGTCGAGCCCCTCTACTCCCCGGTGGAGCATGTGTCGGTGCTGCGCGACGACTGCGCCTGCGCCACTGCGTCCCGTGAGGCCATCCTCGCCAACGCCC
It encodes the following:
- the gatC gene encoding Asp-tRNA(Asn)/Glu-tRNA(Gln) amidotransferase subunit GatC — encoded protein: MRLTAADAKSIAALARLAITEESAAHLAQQMGNILDYMDTLNQVDTTDVEPLYSPVEHVSVLRDDCACATASREAILANAPATDGVYFLVPRVIA